The stretch of DNA CATTTATATCCTCTCTATTTTTTTATTTTAAAATTAAGTTTATCATTTTCAATATTTATATAAATATTTTGATTTTCCCTTATTTCATTAAATAAAATCTTCTCTACTAACCAATCTTTTATATCTTTATCTATATATCTAATAATTTCTCTAGCACCATATTTTGTATTTAAAGCTTTATTAGATATATGCTCAAAGGTTTCTTCTGATAACTCTATTTTTATTTTTTTATCCGCTAATTTTTTATTTAATTTATCTATCTCTTTTTTAGTTACAAGTATCGCCATATCTTTATTTAAATCATTAAATAAAACTATACTTGACAGTCTATTTCTAAATTCAGGTGAAAAAACTTTATTTATTGCTTTTGAAACAGATGTTTCACCCATAGTTTTTTGGCCAAATCCTACTAAATTTTTGCTCATATCACTAGCGCCTGCATTTGATGTCATTATTAATATTACATTTTTAAAATCAGCTTTTCTTCCATTATTTTCAGTTAATGTCGCATAATCCATTATTTGAAGTAATACATTATATATATCAAAATGCGCTTTTTCTATTTCATCTAATAAAAGAACACAATGTGGATTTTTCTTAATTGCATCTATTAATTGTCCTCCTTCTTCATATCCTACATATCCAGGTGGTGTCCCTATAAGCTTTGCTACACTATGTTTTTCTTGATATTCACTCATATCAAACCGAACAAGTGGTATTTGCATTGTATTTGCTAGTTGTTTAGCCAATTCTGTTTTACCTACTCCTGTATTTCCCACAAATAAAAATGATGCTATTGGTTTATTTTCATCATTAAATCCTACTCTTGATCTTCTTATAGCTTTTACTATTTCTGTTATAGCTTGCTCTTGTCCAAATATTGATTTTTCAAGTTCTTTGTCAAGTGTTCTTAATCTATCTACTTCATTTTCTTCTATTTTTTCTTTAGGTACTCTAGCAAGTTTTGATATTATTTTTTCTATATGTTCTTCTGTTATAGTTATCTTTCTGTTATTTTTTATTCTATAAAATGCAGCTGTTTCATCAATTATATCTATTGCTTTATCTGGCAAATGTCTATCTTGGATATATTTATTTGACAAAGTACATGCTGCTTCTATAGCTTTATCAGTATATTTCACATTATGATATTTTTCATATTTTGATTTTATTCCCATAAGTATTTTTATACTATCTTCTACGCTTGGTTCTTCTACTACAATAGTTTGAAATCTTCTAGCAAAAGCTTTATTTTTTTCAATAAATTTTTTATATTCATCAAAAGTAGTTGAACCAATAAATCTAATATTACTAGAAGTAAGATATGGTTTTAATATGTTTGAAGCATCAAGAGCTGTATTCGTTCCTGCCCCCGCCCCCATTAAAGTATGTATTTCATCTATATATACAATTGGTTTTTCTTCTGTTGATAATTCAAGTAAAATATTCTTTAATCTTTCTTCAAAATCACCTCTATATTTTGTACCTGCTAAAATTGTAGCTATATCAATAGAATATATATTTGTATCTTTTAAATTTTTGGGAACTTTATTTTTAGCTATAAGCTGAGCTAAACCTTCTGTTATCGCTGTTTTCCCTACTCCACTTTCTCCTATATGAAGTGGATTATTTTTAGTTCTTCTTAATAATACTTGCATTGTTCTTTCTAATATTTCTTCACGCCCAATTAAAGGATCTAATTTTTTTTCTTTTGCTAATTCTGTAAGATTTGTTGCGTAAGTTTCTAAATAATTTATATCTTCATCAAATTCATCTTCGCCAAATTCATCTTCATCATAATCTATTGACTTTTCATTATCTATTGAGGTAATATAATTTAAAATATCTATTCTTTTTAGCCCTTGTTTTTTTAAAAAATAACTTATATGTGATTCTTCTTCATCATACATAGATAAAAATATATCATAATATGTAACTATGTCTTTCCCAGCGCTAGCTTTTTGAAGTGTAGCTTTACTTATAATATTATCTAATAAAATAGAATTTATAGGTCCATTTTCTGATTTATAGGTATTTTCATTTAGGTATTTTTCTAAATCTAATTTTAATTCTTGGATATTTACTCCTAAATCCATTAATAATTTTCTCATATTTTTATAGTTTAATGCTGTATACATTACATATTCTGGTGTTAAATATTCATATTTTTCTTCTTCTGCCATTAAATATGACTTACTTAATATTTCATTTGCATATTTATCTAATCTCATTATTTATCCTCCTTTTCTATATCTACCCTTAGAGGAAATCCATTTTGTTTTGCTAGTTTTTTAGTAACACTTACTTTTGTTATTGCTATATC from Hypnocyclicus thermotrophus encodes:
- a CDS encoding AAA family ATPase is translated as MRLDKYANEILSKSYLMAEEEKYEYLTPEYVMYTALNYKNMRKLLMDLGVNIQELKLDLEKYLNENTYKSENGPINSILLDNIISKATLQKASAGKDIVTYYDIFLSMYDEEESHISYFLKKQGLKRIDILNYITSIDNEKSIDYDEDEFGEDEFDEDINYLETYATNLTELAKEKKLDPLIGREEILERTMQVLLRRTKNNPLHIGESGVGKTAITEGLAQLIAKNKVPKNLKDTNIYSIDIATILAGTKYRGDFEERLKNILLELSTEEKPIVYIDEIHTLMGAGAGTNTALDASNILKPYLTSSNIRFIGSTTFDEYKKFIEKNKAFARRFQTIVVEEPSVEDSIKILMGIKSKYEKYHNVKYTDKAIEAACTLSNKYIQDRHLPDKAIDIIDETAAFYRIKNNRKITITEEHIEKIISKLARVPKEKIEENEVDRLRTLDKELEKSIFGQEQAITEIVKAIRRSRVGFNDENKPIASFLFVGNTGVGKTELAKQLANTMQIPLVRFDMSEYQEKHSVAKLIGTPPGYVGYEEGGQLIDAIKKNPHCVLLLDEIEKAHFDIYNVLLQIMDYATLTENNGRKADFKNVILIMTSNAGASDMSKNLVGFGQKTMGETSVSKAINKVFSPEFRNRLSSIVLFNDLNKDMAILVTKKEIDKLNKKLADKKIKIELSEETFEHISNKALNTKYGAREIIRYIDKDIKDWLVEKILFNEIRENQNIYINIENDKLNFKIKK